CACGGTCGAGGTACGGATCGTGTCGGCTGCATCGGCAAAGGTTTTTTTACCGAGTCGTTCAACGGCCTGGCGGAAAGTCTCACCCGACGTACGCTGTTCAAGATAGGTGTTGAGGATCTCTTCGATTGCATCGGCAATCTCGTCTTCAGCAAACGCCCGCCCGATGATGGTTCCCAGTGCGGCGGGTGCGCCATGACCTGAGTGCCCACCGAGCAACACCTGGTAGAAGGCCGCGCCATCTTTGTCCACGCCCAGGATTCCGATGTGACCGGTGTGGTGGTGACCGCAACTGTTCATGCAGCCAGAAATGCGTAAGTCCAGCGGACCCAGGTCCTCTTGCGCGTCCAGGTTCGCGTAGCGTCTGGCGATTTCGTCTGCGATCGGCAGCGAACGGGCGTTGGCCAGCGCACAGTAGTCTCCGCCCGGACAGGCGACCATGTCACCGATCAGGCCGCCGACAGAAGATGCCAGTCCCAATGCGTTCAGCGCCTGGTAGACGGCTGGCAGGTCCGCCTGGCGGACAGCCGGCAGGACCAGATCCTGAGCATGGCTGACACGGAGGTAGCCCTGGCTGAACTGATCTGCCAGATCGGCGATGGCTTCCATCTCCTGGCTCGTGACATCTCCAGGCGGACGTCCTGCGTTCTTGAGGGCAATCAGCACGGCTGCGTGGCCGGATATGCGATGCGGTAAAACGTTGCGCGTACGCCAGCGATCCCAGGCCAGCTTTTCTTCACCTGTGAGCAGGATCTGTTGTTCGTCGAGCAGGGCGCCAGCGCTCCAGTCGGGTTCCTTGAAAGACGCGCGTATCCTCTCAAGTTCGCTCAATGGCAGCTTCTGCGGACCGTCCTTGAGCGTTTCCCATTCGGCTTCTACCATGTCTCTGAAACGCTCCAGTCCGACCGTTCTCACCAGAATCTTGATGCGAGCCTTGGTGAGATTGTCGCGTCGGCCAAGCTCGTTGTAGACACGCATGATGGCGTGTGTGTAGGTCAGCAGGTCAGTCCAGTCCAGACGCTCCCGGATGACGGGTCCAAGAATGGGTGTTCGACCAAGGCCACCTCCAACGCGAACCCGGAACACCGCAGAAGGTTGCGCATCTACGACTTCGAAGGCGAGGTCGTGAATCTGAACCAGTGCGCGATCTTCCGGTGTGCCGGTCAAGGCAACCTTGAATTTGCGGGGCAGGAACGCAAACTCAGGATGAAAGGTGCTCCATTGCCGCAACAGTTCTGCATAGGGGCGGGGGTCGATGATCTCGTCAGGCGCAATACCAGCGAGGGCGTCGCTGGTGATATTACGCAGGCAGTTTCCGCTGGACTGTATGCCGTGCAGACCGACTTCAGCCAGGTCTGAGAGGGCTGACGGGGTGTCTTCGACTTCGATCCAGTTCAACTGCATGTTCTGGCGGGTGGTGAAGTGCCCGTAACCGCGGTCATAGCGACGCGCTACATCTGCCAGAGCACGCAGTTGGTCACTGTTAAGCATGCCGTAGGCGATGGCAATACGCAGCATCGGCGCGTGTCGCTGGATGTACAGACCGTTTTGCAACCGCAACGGCTTGAGCTGATCGTCGCTTAGCAATCCCTGCTTGTTGCGACTGATCTGCGTGGAAAGCTGAACGGCTCGCTCTTTAAGTCTGGCCAGATCGAATTCAGAAGGTTGGTACATGGCTTGCCCGGATTGGTAACTATTCTTTGATGGTATGAATCCGGGCGCAGCCGTGTCCAATACTGGATTGCGATTTGCAAATTGCGTGCGGTCATTAGGATTTGTGTGGATATGCAAATCAGTTATCAGTATTTTCTTTTCTGGCTGGGTGTGAATAAGCTGGACTGGTTGAATGCAAACAGGTTCCGATGTCATGGCACAGTCCACCTATCCAGCAATGCTCTCCATGAAAAAAGTCCATCGTCCGGTCTGGACAGTCGCGACCTTGTTGCTGATCATCCTCGCGACACAGTGGGTCACGTATCAGGGATCGGCTTATGCAACGGGGAGCTCGCAAGCCGCCTTCAGTCCAGCCGCACCACAAGGACAGGATGACCCAGATCTGGCGCCAGAAAGTCAGTGGGTTATCGGCCCGCATGACGCACTGGGGATGATTGCGGCGGGTGCAACCTTGCTGGACGCTCGCACCCTGGCGGCCAGAAAAATCTGGCCTGCCTCGTTGAACGCACTGCCAGTGCATTGGCAGGACTTCTCGTACAAGGCGTTTCAGGATCGGGGGGTTCCTTTGCCAGCGCAAGAAGGAGCCGGGATCCTGCATGAAATGGCTGTGACAAGTGAGCGTCCTGTGATCGTGCTGGGTGACTGGGCAGAGGGCTGGGGCGAGGACGGTCGGGTTGTCTGGACCTTGCGACAGTGGGGGTATCGACAAGTGTTCATGGTTGATGGTGGCCATGCAGCACTGGAAAAAGCCCGGGCGCTCGGTAAGTCCTCTACCCTTGTTGATGGCATGGCGCATCAGACATCTCATCAGTTGCCTGCTCAGAAGGCGGCGCAACCCGCTCAAGATGTGGCCGAGGTGTCGACCAGCCAGGTGCGTGAACTGCTGGATCACGAGGACATCGTGTTTCTCGATGTGCGTGAGCCGCGTGAATATGCTGGTGCGACGCCCTATGGAGAGTCCAGAGGTGGTCACCTGCCCGGTGCGGTCAATGTCTGGTTCAAGGCATTTCTGAGCGAGGAAGGTACGCTCAGATCTGCCAGCGAGGTGCACAACATACTTGTGCGGGCCGGCGCTCTGGACGCATCTTCTGCCCAGGAGAGTCCCATGATCGTGGTGTATGGGTCTGGCGGCTTTCGGTCTGCCTGGGTGGCGGGCGTCCTGAGTCACTATGGTTACGATGTGCGACATTATGCCGGATCGATGTGGCAGTGGTCGGACAGACCCTGGTTCTGGTACCCCCTGGTCACAGCCTCACGCTGACTGGCGCAGGGGGTGATGCAGGCCATGTCGATCAGGTCGTTCAGCACGTATTCGAATCTGCGTATACACTCGGTCAGGACTCATCTCTGCTAGGTATATTGCTATCGAGTGTTTGCCATGATGACTGCCGGGAGGCTGCGTGCATGCGTGTTCTGGTTGATATTGACAGTTCTGTTCCTGTCTTGTTTCGGTCAGGCTCGTGCTGAAGACGCCAGGTCGCTGACCCTTGGCGTGTTCGCCTATCGTCCCGCTGAACAGATGCAAAGGCTGTGGGAGCCGGTTGCACAGTTTCTGGAGAACGCACTGGGTGATCATCAAGTTGACCTGCGCGTACTGAATCAGGAAGAACTGGCCCTGGCGATTCGCAATGGTGAGCTCGATCTCGTCTTTACCAATCCGACGCATTAAATCCGCCTGCGGGCAGAGAATCACCTGTCCGGTGCGATTGCGACGCAGGTGACGGTCGAGAACGCACAGCCGGTATCCGAGCTTGGCGGGGTGGTCATTCGTCGCAAAGACCGATCCGACATTGCCAGACTGGAAGACCTTGCGGGCAAACAGGTTGCGATTCCAGGTCGAGAATACCTGGGTGGTTTCATCACGCAGGCCATGTTGCTTAAAAAGCGCGGTATGAGTCTGGGAGATATCCGGTTCGTCGAGCTTGGCAGTCCACACGACAAGATTGTCCGGGCGGTTGTGCAAGGCGATGTTGATGCCGGATTTGTGCGCTCCGGCATTCTCGAGAGTCTCCGGTCAGCGGGCAGTCCTCAGGCGGATGAACTCGAGGTGGTCGAACCCGCTCACTACGACGGATTCCCGTTTGCGATCACGACGCCGCTCTATCCAGAGTGGGCCGTTGTGGCCATGCCCCAGCTTGATCAGGATGTCGCCAGGCGCCTGGCTTCGGCCCTGCTGTCGCTGGATTCGTCTGACCCGGCCGCCCGTGCTGCTGGCATATACGGTTTTACCATTCCGAAGGATTATCGTCCGGTTGAGGAGGCTATGGTGGCTTTACGCGTGCCACCGTTTGAGACCGCACCTGAGGTCAGCTGGGTCGAGTTTGTTGGTCAGAACAGACCGGTGTTTTTTCTGGGGATGCTGCTGTTCACTTTTCTGGTCGGCGCCGGCCTGGTTCTGTTGTTGTTGCAACGTAAACTTCGGGCTTCAAAGAGGCTGACCGACTCGCTGAACCAGCGTTTCCAGGATCTGGCAGACAATGTGCCTGGTGTTCTCTTTCAGTTCCGTTTGCGCCCGGATGGTACGTCTCACTTTCCGTTGGTGTCCACCCGGATCCAGGCAATCTATCGTTGTTCGCAGAGTCAGGTTCAGGACGATGCGAGCTCAGTGTTCCAGGTGATCCATCCGGACGATCTGGACGTTGTCAGGCGAAGCATCCAGGATTCAGCCAGACAGATGAGTGTCTGGCATGCCACGTATCGTGTGCTGCATCCGCAACGAGGTGAAATCTGGGTCGAGGGTAGCTCCACTCCGACGCTGCAGGATGATGGCAGTGTTCTCTGGCACGGGGTGATCATCGACATCACTGAGTTGCAGCACAATCGCCAGGCGTTGCGACTGGCAGGGCAGGTCGTACAGTTCACCAGTGATGCTGTGGTCATTTTCGACAAGGATGGGTCCGTACAACAGGTGAACCCGGCATTTATACGGATGACGGGGTACGACTTTGCCACGATTGCGCAAAATGGGCTGAACTGTCTGGATCCAGTCTCGTTTCCCGCCAATGAGGCCGCTGTTCGTGTCGACCGACGCGACACAGTCTGGATGACGGCAACGGGCGAGCCGCTTCCCGTCCTGCTCTCTATTTCGCCCGTGAGGGGAGAGAGCGATGACATTACCCATTTCGTGCTGGTGGCCAAGGACATCAGCGAGATGCGTTCCAAGCAGGACGAGCTGGACAGACTCGCGCATTATGATGCGCTGACGGGCCTGCCGAATCGGCGATTGCTCGCTGACCGCCTCGATCAGGCCGTTGCCCATGCCAGACGAACAGGGGAAAGCCTGGCACTGGCCATGCTGGATCTGGATGACTTCAAGCCTGTCAACGATCGCTACGGACATGATGCTGGTGACCGTCTGCTGGTCGAGGTGTCAAACAGGCTCAAGGCAACGGTGCGTGCCGAGGATACGGTTGCGCGGCTTGGTGGAGACGAGTTCACCCTGATACTGTGGAATGTTCAGGGCGACACTCCATTTGAGCGAGTGATCGCTTGTGTGCGTGAGCCGGTTGTCCTTGATCAGGGTGTGGTGCAGGTCAGTGCCAGCATGGGGGTGACCTTCTTTGATCCTGTGCAACCCATGAACGGCGAACAGCTGATGCGCCAGGCTGATGTCGCCCTGTATCGGTCCAAGGAGCAGGGCAGAAACCGCTATACGTTGTTTGAAGAGTAGGTTGCAGGACCTGCTTCCCAGGCCAGTGCGCTGCCGGCTACAGCGACAGAAGTCAGACCCGACTTCTGCCAGTACGTATTCCGGCTGGCGTGCTTTTGGGGATTACCAGCCTGATCCGGTTTCCCACATGACCGGTGCGTTGGCCTGCTTGGACTTGCGCATCATCTGCATGAGTGGCGATGCGCGTTGGGCGAGCAGGACGACTTCTTTTGTTTTGGGTTTGCGATCATCCTCGTCTTCATCCTGATCATCCGGGTGCCTGTCCATCGAGGCGGATTCCTGACCGATGGCCAGTTGCAGGCTATGCAGTGCTTCATCAATCTGTTCGACTGTGAAAACCCCTCTTTCCGGGATCTCTGGTCCGGTGATCTTGCCGGCGGCAGTCAGGACCTGCCGGGCGTCCTTTTCCATCATCATGACGTCCATATCGGCTTTACTGCTGAAGGTGACCAACATCGCTAATTTTCTCCCGCTAGAACTGGACACTGAGGCTGAGTGCCTCTTGATTCATCAACAATGTATCTCAATGAATCAAGTTATCATTCAATACTTTACTATTACATGGTCTGACTATGCTGCCCGAGCACGCAATTATTCTCACCGACAGCCTCAAACGCATTGTCCAGGAGCTTTTGCCTGATGCAGAGCCCACCATTTTGCTGGAGCGCCCTAAAGTGGCTGCACACGGTGATGTGGCGACTAATGTGGCGATGCAGCTCGCAAAGAAAGCCGGGTTGCGTCCACGCGATCTGGCCCAGACAATCATTGAAAGGCTCGAGCATGACTCCCTTGTGAGCCCGCTGATCGACAGCGCAGAGATTGCTGGTCCGGGGTTCATCAACCTGCGTCTGTCGAACTCTGCAGTGGTGGCAGTACTCGACACAGTTGACTCGGAAGCTGACCGTTACGGGTACGCCGAGTCGCGTAACGAGAAAGTGATGGTCGAGTTTGTGTCGGCCAATCCGACCGGACCCTTGCATGTGGGGCATGCCAGGCAGGCAGCATTGGGCGATGCCTTGTGTCGACTCTACACGGCCAGCGGTTATGAGGTTACGCGCGAGTTCTACTACAACGACGCGGGCAATCAGATCGACAATCTCGCCATCAGTGTCCAGGCGCGTGCCAATGGAATCGAACCATCTGATCCGGCGTACCCGGCCGATGGCTATCGTGGCGACTACATTCTGGAAATCGCGAACGATTACCTCGCCCGCAAGACCGTACAGGCAAGCGATGGCGAACCAGTCCAGGCGGCGGGAGATGCCGGTGATCTGGAGGCCATCAGGCGGTTTGCCGTGGCGTATCTGCGGCACGAGCAAGACCTGGATCTCAAGGCCTTTGGTCTGGTGTTTGACAACTATTACCTTGAGAGTTCTTTGTACGAGACTGGTCGGGTACAGGCAGTCGTGCATCGCCTGGTCGAGAATGAACACACTTATGAGCAGGATGGTGCGCTTTGGCTGCGCACCACTGAACTGGGTACGGGTGACGACAAGGACCGGGTGATGCGCAAGCGCGAAGGGGGGTATACCTACTTCGTGCCGGATGTCGCGTATCACGTCTCCAAATGGGTGCGGGGCTTCAGAAAGGCGATCAACATCCAGGGTAGCGACCATCACGGAACCGTGGCGCGGGTCCGAGC
This sequence is a window from Orrella marina. Protein-coding genes within it:
- a CDS encoding nitrite/sulfite reductase; translated protein: MYQPSEFDLARLKERAVQLSTQISRNKQGLLSDDQLKPLRLQNGLYIQRHAPMLRIAIAYGMLNSDQLRALADVARRYDRGYGHFTTRQNMQLNWIEVEDTPSALSDLAEVGLHGIQSSGNCLRNITSDALAGIAPDEIIDPRPYAELLRQWSTFHPEFAFLPRKFKVALTGTPEDRALVQIHDLAFEVVDAQPSAVFRVRVGGGLGRTPILGPVIRERLDWTDLLTYTHAIMRVYNELGRRDNLTKARIKILVRTVGLERFRDMVEAEWETLKDGPQKLPLSELERIRASFKEPDWSAGALLDEQQILLTGEEKLAWDRWRTRNVLPHRISGHAAVLIALKNAGRPPGDVTSQEMEAIADLADQFSQGYLRVSHAQDLVLPAVRQADLPAVYQALNALGLASSVGGLIGDMVACPGGDYCALANARSLPIADEIARRYANLDAQEDLGPLDLRISGCMNSCGHHHTGHIGILGVDKDGAAFYQVLLGGHSGHGAPAALGTIIGRAFAEDEIADAIEEILNTYLEQRTSGETFRQAVERLGKKTFADAADTIRTSTVRKAGSGSGKREAEGTPA
- a CDS encoding sulfurtransferase translates to MQTGSDVMAQSTYPAMLSMKKVHRPVWTVATLLLIILATQWVTYQGSAYATGSSQAAFSPAAPQGQDDPDLAPESQWVIGPHDALGMIAAGATLLDARTLAARKIWPASLNALPVHWQDFSYKAFQDRGVPLPAQEGAGILHEMAVTSERPVIVLGDWAEGWGEDGRVVWTLRQWGYRQVFMVDGGHAALEKARALGKSSTLVDGMAHQTSHQLPAQKAAQPAQDVAEVSTSQVRELLDHEDIVFLDVREPREYAGATPYGESRGGHLPGAVNVWFKAFLSEEGTLRSASEVHNILVRAGALDASSAQESPMIVVYGSGGFRSAWVAGVLSHYGYDVRHYAGSMWQWSDRPWFWYPLVTASR
- a CDS encoding diguanylate cyclase domain-containing protein, with product MLLFTFLVGAGLVLLLLQRKLRASKRLTDSLNQRFQDLADNVPGVLFQFRLRPDGTSHFPLVSTRIQAIYRCSQSQVQDDASSVFQVIHPDDLDVVRRSIQDSARQMSVWHATYRVLHPQRGEIWVEGSSTPTLQDDGSVLWHGVIIDITELQHNRQALRLAGQVVQFTSDAVVIFDKDGSVQQVNPAFIRMTGYDFATIAQNGLNCLDPVSFPANEAAVRVDRRDTVWMTATGEPLPVLLSISPVRGESDDITHFVLVAKDISEMRSKQDELDRLAHYDALTGLPNRRLLADRLDQAVAHARRTGESLALAMLDLDDFKPVNDRYGHDAGDRLLVEVSNRLKATVRAEDTVARLGGDEFTLILWNVQGDTPFERVIACVREPVVLDQGVVQVSASMGVTFFDPVQPMNGEQLMRQADVALYRSKEQGRNRYTLFEE
- a CDS encoding DUF1840 domain-containing protein; translation: MLVTFSSKADMDVMMMEKDARQVLTAAGKITGPEIPERGVFTVEQIDEALHSLQLAIGQESASMDRHPDDQDEDEDDRKPKTKEVVLLAQRASPLMQMMRKSKQANAPVMWETGSGW
- the argS gene encoding arginine--tRNA ligase, with translation MLPEHAIILTDSLKRIVQELLPDAEPTILLERPKVAAHGDVATNVAMQLAKKAGLRPRDLAQTIIERLEHDSLVSPLIDSAEIAGPGFINLRLSNSAVVAVLDTVDSEADRYGYAESRNEKVMVEFVSANPTGPLHVGHARQAALGDALCRLYTASGYEVTREFYYNDAGNQIDNLAISVQARANGIEPSDPAYPADGYRGDYILEIANDYLARKTVQASDGEPVQAAGDAGDLEAIRRFAVAYLRHEQDLDLKAFGLVFDNYYLESSLYETGRVQAVVHRLVENEHTYEQDGALWLRTTELGTGDDKDRVMRKREGGYTYFVPDVAYHVSKWVRGFRKAINIQGSDHHGTVARVRAGLQGLDMGIPKDFPEYILHKMVKVVRDNEEVKISKRAGSYVTLRELIDWVGRDAVRFFLIQRRADTEFVFDVDLARSQTEENPVYYVQYAHARICSILLQSGVPLSEVQKADASVLTSATEQTLMKRLAEFPAVVRQATQDLSPHLIAFWLRDCASDFHGWYNAERVLVDDIAIRHARLRLADATRQVLANGLALLGVSAPERM